From Mytilus galloprovincialis chromosome 9, xbMytGall1.hap1.1, whole genome shotgun sequence, the proteins below share one genomic window:
- the LOC143046764 gene encoding uncharacterized protein LOC143046764 yields the protein MNGRNINTLKVFQVKNARLIELWRTAANQGNNWQFQSLSLEDIGPYQIMFRATRGTGIKSEIAVDDIFINNTECKKDLVVGLVIGGLLLLCVITVIVVLIKRQSLKSRPRETIKNNSGEYDYIESHDLAFPLTANHSSHIPNDGTHSNTAYPGRRNTTLSDNPTLSDQTYSIVDQTPESTLNKTRDDGKGTTDSYMVLDPTATGFNRTTLPNTRSDCEFAKPVIVTGNSIGDEDQYALSEEGCYDHSGNNRHKELEVNIYNHAVDTIYDSGSHTRKEAGRDDTYDHFLGQKKEDGNDI from the exons ATGAATGGGAGAAATATCAATACATTGAAAGTATTTCAAGTTAAAAATGCACGTTTAATTGAACTGTGGAGGACAGCAGCTAACCAAGGAAACAATTGGCAATTTCAATCATTGTCATTGGAGGATATAGGACCATATCAAATCATGTTTAGAGCAACTCGTGGTACTGGAATAAAAAGTGAAATCGCTGTTGACGACATCTTTATAAACAACACCGAGTGCAAGAAAG atttagTTGTAGGCTTGGTTATAGGAGGTTTATTACTACTCTGTGTTATTACTGTGATTGTTGTTCTCATTAAAAG GCAATCACTCAAGTCTAGACCAAGAGAAACAATCAAAAATAATTCCGGAGAATATGACTATATTGAAAGTCACGATTTAGCATTTCCACTAACCGCTAACCATTCCAGTCATATACCAAATGATGGCACACATAGCAATACTGCATATCCAGGGCGGAGGAATACAACTTTATCAGACAATCCAACGTTAAGTGACCAAACATATTCAATCGTGGATCAAACACCCGAATCAACATTAAATAAGACAAGAGACGATGGAAAAGGGACCACAGACAGTTATATGGTATTAGATCCGACTGCCACAGGTTTCAATAGAACAACATTGCCTAACACTCGTTCAGATTGTGAGTTTGCAAAGCCTGTAATTGTTACTGGGAACAGTATTGGCGATGAGGATCAATATGCTTTATCTGAGGAAGGATGTTACGACCATTCGGGAAATAATCGTCACAAAGAATTAGAGGTCAACATTTATAACCATGCCGTGGATACTATTTACGACTCTGGAAGTCACACAAGAAAGGAAGCAGGAAGAGACGATACATATGATCATTTCTTAGGACAAAAGAAAGAAGATGGAAATGATATCTGA